Part of the Streptomyces antimycoticus genome, ACGTCGTTCTGATGGACATCCGGATGCCGGAGGTCAACGGCCTCGAGGCCACCCGGGAGATCGTCGCGGCGGACGCGGACGCCAAGGTGCTCGTCCTGACCACCTTCGACCTGGACGAATACGTCTACCAGGCGTTGCGCTCCGGAGCGAGCGGCTTCCTGCTCAAGGACGCCTCTGCCCGTCAGCTCGGCGATGCGGTACGCGTCGTCGCGGCGGGCGAGGCGCTGCTCGCGCCGACCATCACCAAGCGTCTGATCACCACGTTCTCGCGGATCGGGGAGGCCGCCGGGCTCGGCGGCCCGCTTCCCTCCCCGCAGGGGCGGCTGGCCGAGCTGACCGAGCGGGAGAACGAGGTCCTGGTGCTGGTCGCCCAGGGCTGCTCCAACGCCGAGATCGCCGAGCGGCTGATCGTCGCCGAGTCGACGGTGAAGACGCATGTCAGCCGGATCCTGGTGAAGCTGGGGCTGCGCGACCGCACCCAGGCGGCGGTGTTCGCGTACGAGGCCCGCCTGGTCACCCCTGGAGGCTGAGCGGGCGCTGGGAGGGTCCCCGGAGGCTGACCATGCCCTGGAGGCCGGGCGGGCCCGGCGGTACCGTCCGGGGATGAGCAGCAGCAGCGCGGAAGCCCCCGCCTTCGACCCGTGGCAGCCGTCGTTCGTCGCGGACCCGTATCCGGCGTACGCCGCGCTGCGCGAGCGCGGCCGCGCGCACTGGTTCGAGCCCTCCCGCCAGTGGCTGATCCCGCGGCATGCGGATGTCAGCGCCCTGCTGCGGGACCGCCGGCTCGGCCGCACCTATCTGCACCGCTTCAGCCATGAGGAGTTCGGCCGCACCGCGCCGCCGCCCGAGCACGAGCCGTTCCACACCCTCAACGACCACGGCATGCTCGATCTCGAACCGCCGGACCACACCCGGCTGCGGCGGCTCGTCTCCAAGGCGTTCACCCCGCGGACGGTCGAGGCGCTGGTGCCGACGATCCGGCGGTTCGCGGACGAACTCGTCGACTCCCTCGTCGCCTCGGGCGGCGGCGATCTCATCGCGGCGGTCGCC contains:
- a CDS encoding response regulator, coding for MTTDVTAPIRVLIADDQVMVREGFSVLLNAQPDIEVVGEAVDGRQAIAQVAALRPDVVLMDIRMPEVNGLEATREIVAADADAKVLVLTTFDLDEYVYQALRSGASGFLLKDASARQLGDAVRVVAAGEALLAPTITKRLITTFSRIGEAAGLGGPLPSPQGRLAELTERENEVLVLVAQGCSNAEIAERLIVAESTVKTHVSRILVKLGLRDRTQAAVFAYEARLVTPGG